A stretch of DNA from Spirosoma endbachense:
GCACCTGAATCGTGCTCGGGTTGAAGGACTTGCGTTGACAGAGACCGAGTTCTTTGATCTGAAACTGGCACTTCGCACCATTCAGGACTGTCTGAAGTTTCTATCGAAACGCGAAGAAAACAGTGGTGGTTCCGACCGAAGTTTCCCATTCCTGCGCGAGCTGGCCGGTCCGGTAGGCGTCGATAAAAAGCTGACTGATGGTCTCGAACGGGTCATTGATGATCGCGGGCTTGTCCGCGACTCTGCCTCACCCGAGCTGGCCAGCATTCGTCGGCGTATTATCAGCGAACAGGCCAATCTGCGCAAACGGCTGGACAGTATTCTGCGGCAGGCCCGGCAAAATGGCTGGATTCCTGATGACCTGAGCCTGACCATTCGGGGTGGACGGCTGGTGATTCCAATTGCCGCCGAACACAAACGCAAGATTAAAGGCTTCGTGCACGATGAGTCGCAAACGGGTCAGACTGTCTTTCTCGAACCGGCCGAAGTTTTTGATGCCAACAACGAAATCCGTGAGCTGGAATACGAAGAACGACGGGAAATTTACCGTATTCTGCTGGCGCTGACAGACCTGATCCGGCCAAACCTTGATGAACTGAGAAAGGCAATTAATTTTCTGGCTCAGATCGATTTCATCCGCGCGAAAGCGAAGTTAGCTGTGCAGTTGGAAGCTATCATGCCAAAGCTGAACGAACGCCCACTTGTTGACTGGGCGAATGCACGCCATCCGCTGCTACACTTGTCCTTTCAGAAACAAGGCAAATCAGTGGTGCCGTTGAGTGTTCGACTCGAAGAAAAGACGCGTATTCTGATCATATCTGGTCCGAATGCGGGTGGTAAATCGGTGGCTCTGAAAACCATTGGGCTCATCCAGTACATGCTGCAATGCGGTTTGCTGGTACCAATGGCCGATTATTCAGAGATGGGCGTGTTTCAGAATCTGTTTATCGACATTGGCGACGAACAATCGCTTGAAAATGACTTGAGCACCTATTCGTCGCATCTGACGGCCATGAAGCAGTTTGTGATCGGAGCCAACAAACGGACCCTCTTTCTGATCGATGAATTTGGAACGGGTACAGAGCCCGGTCTTGGTGGTGCCATTGCCGAATCGATTCTGGAGGAGCTGAACAAGTCGGGGGCTTATGGTGTCATCAACACGCACTATACCAATCTGAAAGTTTTTGCCGACAAAACATCGGGCCTGATCAATGGAGCGATGCGTTTCGATGGCGAGCATCTGGAACCGCTTTACCAGCTGGAAATCGGCAGACCGGGTAGTTCTTTTGCGTTTGAAATTGCCCAGAAAATAGGGTTACCCAAAAACGTTATCGATCGGGCAAAAGAGAAGCTGGGTAATCAACAGGTGAATTTCGAGAAATTGCTGAAAGAGCTGGATATTGAAAAGCGCGTCTTTTCAGAGAAAAATCTGGAAATCAGCATTAACCAACGAAAACTTGCCCAGCAGCTGGCTGAATATACAGCCTTGAAAACCCGCCTGGACAACGAGCAAAAGCAGTTGCTCAATAACGCCAAGCAGAAAGCCAAAGCGTTGGTACAGGAAGCTAATCAGCGGATTGAAAACACAATCCGCGAGATCAAGGAAAACAAAGCAGAACGCGATCCAACCCGGCAGGTTCGGCAGGAACTGGAACAGTTTGAACAAAAAGAATTGAAGCCGGAAGTTTTGGTTGTCGATGCACCGAAACAAACCGAAGAGGAGTTTGAAACCGACAATGGCACTATTGCGGTAGGTAGCTACGTCCGTATTGCCGGTCAGAACGCAATTGGGCAGGTATTGTCGCTGCGCGGAAAAGACGCCGAAATACGGATTGGTGATCTGAAATCGAATGTAAAATTGAACCGGCTTGAACGGGTCAGCAAGAAAACGTTTAAAGACGCTACCGAAACGAAGGATGATCGCCCACGAAGTCAGGGCGTGGATATGAACGAGAAGATGCAGAACTTTAGCTTCAACCTCGATATTCGGGGCAAACGGGGCGAAGAGGCTCTGGGCGAAGTAGACCGCTTTGTCGATGACGCCCTGATGCTGGGTTACCCTGAGTTACGAATCGTTCATGGCAAAGGCGACGGCATCCTGCGGACACTCGTCCGGAATCACCTGCGTGGCTACAAACAGGTTGGCAAAATGGAAGACGAACACGCCGACCGTGGTGGCGCGGGCGTAACGATTGTGAAAATGAAGTAAGTGAAGTAAAACAGCCGGGAACCGTGGCACGATTTCTGGTGAAAGTCCTGATCATAAGAATCCTCTTATCTGGCGTTTAGATGCTGCTGGATAAGGGGATTTTTACAATAAATCGTCGGGTAAAATGCGTAGTATTGTCAAAGTATGAACCGAATCGACAAAGTCATGCCAGTAGCTGTAGCCATCGCCCCCAAAAAGCGGAAAAGGTCGAAGGTGCCATCGTACCTGATTTACGAGACACTTAACGGTCGGCCTTTATACTACCGTAACTATAAGGCCGTTATTGCCGGCCAGAAAAAACCCGCCGAAATTATGGGAAGCAGTTCACTACAGGCCGCTTTGGTAGCGACTTTAGTTATGTTTTTAGGTCGTACTATAAATCGAAAAAAGTACCTGGTCGTCACGAATGAATCCGGTGTACACGTTGACCGAGGCAATAACCTATCAAACGACATTGCCATTTTCGATAAAGCAGCCAATATTATACTAACCAATAAATACTTCGATACGGCCCCCAAAATTGCAATCGAAGTGGATGTGCGTATTGAACCCGAAGAATTTGAAGGAAAAGAATCGGGTTATGTCTATGAAAAAACGCAGCGTCTGCTCGATTTCGGCGTTGAGCGAGTGATCTGGATTACAACCCAACCCAGAAAGATTTTTGTTGCCACCCAAATCGCCCCCTGGACCACTCAGGATTGGGATGTAACGATCCCCGTACTGGATGATGTGGTATTGAACCTAGCGGAATTGTTAACGGAAGAAGGGATTGAGTTTTGAGGACTCTTTCTAAAAAAGCCTGCAAGTTCATCTACCGGGATCATATCGGGCGGCATCAATAATAGACCAAAGGTGCACTAGCCAGCCCATCAGAAAAAACCAAAGACCGGCAGCTAAAACAAATTGCAAAATTGCCATCAACAGGCGGCCCTGTAAAAGCTGCCCCAAACCCGGAATAAAAAAACTACAAAGAGCTGCAAGTACATTGCCTCCCGAACCTTGACCTGCCATAGTTTTAGCCGTGTTAAGTTTTAAAAGCTACCTTGGTATTGTTATCCTGTTATTTCCTCCTGGTTTTCCAAATAAAGGCTTCAATTATCGATGAAGCTGATCTTCAAGTTGCTGCACTGTCAGACTGTCTTCTAGTTCTATATAGACAAACGTGAATGTCAATTGATCATCTCCAATTCATTTACCAAGTTATAATGAATCATATTATCCGACCATTTGATTTCGATAGCTAATAAATTCTCTTTTCAACTGATATAAAAGAAGTGTCGGGTTATCAAACCCGACACCGTAAAAAAACAAGAATACAATTCAACTTATAATCCCAGCACCTTTTTATTGAACGCGTCGTCGGCACCGGTTCCGGCGAAATCGTCGAAGGCGCGTTCGGTGACACGGATGATGTGGCTTTCGATGAATGGTGCCCCTTCTGCGGCTCCCTGTTCAGGATGTTTCAGCGCGCACTCCCACTCCAGAACCGCCCAGCTATCGTAATCATACTGCGCCAGTTTGCTGAAAATACCACTGAAGTCGACTTGTCCATCGCCCAGCGAGCGGAAACGCCCGGCCCGCTCGACCCAACCCTGAAATCCACCGTAAATGCCCTGCTTACCCGTCGGATTGAATTCGGCATCCTTAACGTGATAGGCATAAATTCGCTCGTGGTAGAAATCGATGAACTGGAGGTAATCGAGCTGTTGCAGCACGAAGTGGCTCGGATCATAGTTGATACCCGCACGAGGGTGGTTGCCCACTTTTTCGAGGAACATCTCGAATGTAATCCCATCGTGCAAATCTTCGCCGGGGTGCAGTTCATAACCTACATTGACGCCTGCTTCATCGAATGCATTCAGAATCGGTAACCAGCGGGTAGCCAGTTCCGTAAAACCCGTCTCGACCAGACCCGCCGGACGTTGCGGCCATGGATACACGAACGGCCACAGTAACGCACCTGAGAAGGTAACGTGGCCGGTAAGACCGAGATTCTTAGATGCTTTTGCGGCCAGCATCAATTGATCAACCGCCCAGGCTTGCTGCTCTTTTGGTTTGCCTGCCAGTTCGGCCGGACCAAACCCATCGAACATGGGGCCATAGGCCGGATGTACGGCCACTAACTGCCCTTGCAGGTGAGTCGACAATTCGGTGAGTTCGACACCAATGTCTTTAAGTTTACCTTTATACTCATCGCAGTACGTTTTGCTCTCAGCGGCTTGCTTGAGGTCAATCATACGCGGGTCCCAGGTAGGAATCTGAATACCTTTATAGCCCAGATCAGCCATGTATTTGGCAATCGTATCGAGCGAATTAAATGGGGCCGTATCGCCCAGAAACTGGGCTAAAAAAATGCCAGGCCCTTTCATTGTCTTCATAAGATCAAAATAAATTTAGTTGATTTGGCTTAGAAATGAGCGAAATCAAATAATTCCAGACAACCACGCTCCTCGTCGGGGTCGGTCAGAAAAATTTGTATAACGCTATGATTACGAATAAGTAAATCGGCAATTTGTTGTGTTGACAGATTACCGGGTCGAATAAAAATTACTTTCGGAGGGAAACCATTAAGTTGACTTAGATTTAGATAATCATCGTCAAACGTTACAATCGTATAACGTTCACGCTTTTCTGTTTTTCAGACCATATCATCTTCATGCCCAATCAGCTGCAGGCGAACAGACGATTCGGAATCAGGATACAAGTGCGTAATTTTCTTAACGATCCGCCACAATATATTTTCGTCGAAAAGTAACTTCATTCGCTAACGACAACTTTTACATGATGATCCCGATCAGCTGCCCAGGCCAAACAAGCCAGGATCTGTTCGCGAGTCAACTGCGGAAAGTCATACAGGATTTCATCGATACTCCTACCGGCAGCCAGCCCAGTACGTCATACACACTGATACGTGTACCTGTAATACAAGGGCGGCCAAATCAAATAGTGGGGTTGATCGAAATAATTTCCCGATAATTCATATGCTGCATAGTTTAATTTTGGTGAAATCCCTCCGAAGACGACACTTCACCAAAGTTAACGATTCGCCATTTAAATCTCCACCCAAGCCTGCTTGCGGTTGCTCTCCAGAATTTTTTCACAGATAAGCAATTCGCGGTAACCGTCGGCAAAGGTTGGGAAGGTTGGATTCTCGGGTTGCTTTCCGGCGGCAACCGCATCATAAACCTCCTTAAACAACTGCTTCGACGTGTCGGGGAAGCCTTCGTTGTGGCCACCGGGGAAACTGATAACCGACCGGGCTTCGGGGTGAGCCAGCGACGGATCGCGCAGGAAAGATTCATTGGCACCGTCACGGTTACCGATCCACATTTCGTTCGGCGATTCGGAGTTCCAGGCAAACGTTTTCTTCGATCCGGCAATTTCCAGTTTCATCTGGTTTTTCCGACCCGCCGATACCTGCGATACTGTAATAACACCCCGATTGCCATTGTCGAAGCGTAGCAGCACGTTGGCATGGTCTTCGGTATTAATGGGTACGTCAGCATAATCTTCTGGCTGGAGCATTTTGCCTGAATAGGTTTCAACCGGTTTCAAGGGCTTCTTACGCACCTTATGAACGGTGTTGAAATCAGCCATGACAGCTACGGTTTTCAGCCCTGTGATGTATTCAAGACTGTCCATCAGGTGGGAGCCGATATCAGCAATAGCCCGCGAGTCACCCGACTTATCGGGTTCGAGACGCCAGTTGTAATCCGTATCGTAAAAGAGCCAATCCTGCAAGTATGAACCAATAATGGAATAAATATCACCCAGTTCCTGCCGCTCCCGCATGACTTTCATCTGCCGAACCAGTGGATAATAGCGGAGGTTAAAATGAACAGCATTAACCAGGCCGGTTTCTTTCGCCAGTTTGACCAATTCTTCGGCTTCGTGCAGATCTTTGGCCAGCGGTTTTTCGCACACCACATGTTTGCCAGCCTCCAGCGCTGCTTTCGACTGCTGATAGTGCAGGAAGTTAGGTGTACAGATATGCACTACCTGGATATCATCCTGTTTCAGAAGTTCGTCGAACGTATACGCCCGTTCGATACCGAGCTGATCGGCTTTCTGACGAGCGAGTTCGGGGGTTACTTCGCACAAGGCAACCACATTCGTGTTTGGCAAACGACGAAGGGCTTCGATGTGTGCGGGTCCGATAAAACCGGTGCCAACGACACCAACATTGATTTTTTGCATGTAAGGGTAAGTGATTGAATTAATGATTGATTAAATGATTGAATAATGCCTTACCTACGCTTGTCGTTTGGGGTGTTTTTACGAGCAGTGGAAAAGATAGCAAGTAATTCAGCTGCTTCGTTCATCAAACTGCCAAGTTTGGTTCCCGCCATAATTTCTGCCTCGACCAGTATTTCAAGCCAAAATAGAGATTCGTCGGTTTCTTCCACAACAATACTAAGTTTGGCAAAATATTCGGCCTGGCTTCTCGCTCGACAAACTGCTCGATAATTAGAGCCTACTGATGTTGACGACCGAAGGAATTGTCTTCCTATAATCCTTGCTTCTTCTGTTCTCGGTAGAGAACGAAATAAGCGAATGCTCCGCAGCACAAAATCTTTGGTACGCAGTTGCATGTGCTGTACAAACTCAACTTTATTCATCTTCATATACGGTGGGGTAAACTGAATGATTAAGTGACTGAATTGTCAATATATCCTGGCAGTCAATCACTTAATTATTCAATAATTCAATTTATAAACTTCGTCCATTTCTCCTCCGTTTTTGAGGAGGCAATGACCGTGTCGATGAATGCCAAACCACGAACGCCATCGTCAACGCCAGGGAAGTCGTAAACTGGATCGGCTTGACGACCTTCCATGTGTGCCTTCACAGCGTAGGCAAAGTTGCGATAGATGTTCGCAAATGCTTCGAAAAAGCCTTCGGGATGCCCGGACGGTAACCGCCAGTGCGCTTTAGCGGATGCCGACAAATCGCCCACGTTTGGACGGATGATCCGCTGCCCTTCCTGCGTTTTGTATTTCAGTGTATTGGGCTCCATCTGATGCCATTCAAGACCACCAAGTTCGCCATAAACGTAGATCTTCAAGGCATTTTCTTCTCCATTGGCAATCTGACTGGCGTGCAGAACGCCTTTGGCTCCTCCCTCAAAATGCAGCAATACATTGCCGTCATCATCCAGTTGCCGCCCTGGCACGAATGTGCTCAAATCAGCACATAATTCACTTATTTTCAAGCCCGTAACATATTCGGCCAGATTTTCGGCATGAGTACCTATATCGCCCATGCAACCAGCCGCTCCCGACTTGGCCGGGTCTGTCCGCCAGATGGCCTGCTTGTAATTGTTATCTTCTTCTTTCTTCGATAACCAGCCCTGTGGATACTCGACCACTACTTTCCGAAGCTTCCCAAGTTTGCCATTACGGACCATATCACGGGCTTCTTTCACCATCGGGTAACCCGTATAGTTGTGGGTCAACCCAAAGACCAGGCCTGATTTCTCTACGATTTTTACCAGTTCTTTAGCCTCTTCCAGATTCAGCGTCATCGGCTTATCACAGATAACATGGAAGCCATTTTCGAGGGCCATTTTGGCCGGAGGGAAATGTAAATGATTAGGCGTAACAATGGATACGAAGTCCATGCGCACACCATCGGGCAGGGTTTTCTCGCGTTCGATCATCTCTTCAAACGACGTATAAACGCGGTCTTCGGGTAGATAGAGCGCATGGCCAGTGGCTTTCGACTTGTCGGACGACGCGCTAAAGACGCCACACACCAGTTCGATTTCATTATCAAAACCAGCTGCCCGTCGGTGAACGGCCCCAATGAAGGCATCAAGCCCCCCGCCTACCATACCCATTCGCAATTTTCTGTGCATCAGTGTTAGAGTTGAATGTACGTAAAGGATAATTTATGATTGATCATAAGCGTTTTTGTTATGCAGTATTTGCACGAGTCCGACGCCAACAGACTCTACAACAGGGAAATGCAAAAAAAGAAATCGTAATCTTACTACGCCAGGGCTCCCTTCTAAGGGACCTACTCTTGTCTTTGCGGCCGGAAATTAGCTGTTTTCTATTATTTTTCGGAAATTTTGCACAAATACAGCTTGGCTGCGGGGAGTTTATTCTTCCAGCGGCCTTTAGCAAACAACTGGATAAAGCAAAAAGAAGCAGAAAATAAGGGCTATAAATTTCAATAAATTCCTGATAACACTTCTTTTCGCTCGCCTGTCCAGCAACAACCCTTTAACTTTTAAACGGATTACAAACCACTAAATCCCCTTCTTTCAAAATGAATCAAACCGTTAACCCTTCGCGGCTCTTTCTGGCCAGTTGCCTTGCCATTATTACAACAGCCTTTTCCTTCAGTATCCGGGCGGGTATTCTGCCTCAGTTAGGTACTGAGTTTGGGCTGACTGCCGAGCAGTTAGGCTTTATCAATTCAATGTTCTTTTTTGGTTTCCCCATTTCGATGATCATTGGTGGTATCGTCTATCACACGGTAGGGCCTAAACTGATTATGCAGGTTGCCGTTGTTGCGCATACATTGGGTATTCTGCTAACCATTTATGCGGGTGGATACACTGGTCTGTTATTCTCAACGTTCTTCATCGGCTTTGGTAATGGTTGTACGGAAGCTGCCTGTAACCCGATGATCGCCGACATGTATCCCAACAACAAGCTGAACAAAATGTTAGGACGGTTCCACATGTGGTTTCCAGGAGGTATTGTGATCGGTAGTTTAATATCCAAGTTTATGACTGAAGGAGGCTTTAACTGGCAGGCTCAGATTTGGGTGCTTATGTTGCCGACCGTGGTCTATGCATTCCTGTT
This window harbors:
- a CDS encoding endonuclease MutS2, producing the protein MLYPNTLELKLGFDTIRERLKDACISQLGQDYVEKIRFTDNIQLIDKLLRQTDEFKQIVQYEPDFPSSNYIDVRPHLNRARVEGLALTETEFFDLKLALRTIQDCLKFLSKREENSGGSDRSFPFLRELAGPVGVDKKLTDGLERVIDDRGLVRDSASPELASIRRRIISEQANLRKRLDSILRQARQNGWIPDDLSLTIRGGRLVIPIAAEHKRKIKGFVHDESQTGQTVFLEPAEVFDANNEIRELEYEERREIYRILLALTDLIRPNLDELRKAINFLAQIDFIRAKAKLAVQLEAIMPKLNERPLVDWANARHPLLHLSFQKQGKSVVPLSVRLEEKTRILIISGPNAGGKSVALKTIGLIQYMLQCGLLVPMADYSEMGVFQNLFIDIGDEQSLENDLSTYSSHLTAMKQFVIGANKRTLFLIDEFGTGTEPGLGGAIAESILEELNKSGAYGVINTHYTNLKVFADKTSGLINGAMRFDGEHLEPLYQLEIGRPGSSFAFEIAQKIGLPKNVIDRAKEKLGNQQVNFEKLLKELDIEKRVFSEKNLEISINQRKLAQQLAEYTALKTRLDNEQKQLLNNAKQKAKALVQEANQRIENTIREIKENKAERDPTRQVRQELEQFEQKELKPEVLVVDAPKQTEEEFETDNGTIAVGSYVRIAGQNAIGQVLSLRGKDAEIRIGDLKSNVKLNRLERVSKKTFKDATETKDDRPRSQGVDMNEKMQNFSFNLDIRGKRGEEALGEVDRFVDDALMLGYPELRIVHGKGDGILRTLVRNHLRGYKQVGKMEDEHADRGGAGVTIVKMK
- a CDS encoding four helix bundle protein, translated to MKMNKVEFVQHMQLRTKDFVLRSIRLFRSLPRTEEARIIGRQFLRSSTSVGSNYRAVCRARSQAEYFAKLSIVVEETDESLFWLEILVEAEIMAGTKLGSLMNEAAELLAIFSTARKNTPNDKRR
- a CDS encoding Gfo/Idh/MocA family protein, with translation MGMVGGGLDAFIGAVHRRAAGFDNEIELVCGVFSASSDKSKATGHALYLPEDRVYTSFEEMIEREKTLPDGVRMDFVSIVTPNHLHFPPAKMALENGFHVICDKPMTLNLEEAKELVKIVEKSGLVFGLTHNYTGYPMVKEARDMVRNGKLGKLRKVVVEYPQGWLSKKEEDNNYKQAIWRTDPAKSGAAGCMGDIGTHAENLAEYVTGLKISELCADLSTFVPGRQLDDDGNVLLHFEGGAKGVLHASQIANGEENALKIYVYGELGGLEWHQMEPNTLKYKTQEGQRIIRPNVGDLSASAKAHWRLPSGHPEGFFEAFANIYRNFAYAVKAHMEGRQADPVYDFPGVDDGVRGLAFIDTVIASSKTEEKWTKFIN
- a CDS encoding sugar phosphate isomerase/epimerase family protein gives rise to the protein MKTMKGPGIFLAQFLGDTAPFNSLDTIAKYMADLGYKGIQIPTWDPRMIDLKQAAESKTYCDEYKGKLKDIGVELTELSTHLQGQLVAVHPAYGPMFDGFGPAELAGKPKEQQAWAVDQLMLAAKASKNLGLTGHVTFSGALLWPFVYPWPQRPAGLVETGFTELATRWLPILNAFDEAGVNVGYELHPGEDLHDGITFEMFLEKVGNHPRAGINYDPSHFVLQQLDYLQFIDFYHERIYAYHVKDAEFNPTGKQGIYGGFQGWVERAGRFRSLGDGQVDFSGIFSKLAQYDYDSWAVLEWECALKHPEQGAAEGAPFIESHIIRVTERAFDDFAGTGADDAFNKKVLGL
- a CDS encoding Gfo/Idh/MocA family protein; the encoded protein is MQKINVGVVGTGFIGPAHIEALRRLPNTNVVALCEVTPELARQKADQLGIERAYTFDELLKQDDIQVVHICTPNFLHYQQSKAALEAGKHVVCEKPLAKDLHEAEELVKLAKETGLVNAVHFNLRYYPLVRQMKVMRERQELGDIYSIIGSYLQDWLFYDTDYNWRLEPDKSGDSRAIADIGSHLMDSLEYITGLKTVAVMADFNTVHKVRKKPLKPVETYSGKMLQPEDYADVPINTEDHANVLLRFDNGNRGVITVSQVSAGRKNQMKLEIAGSKKTFAWNSESPNEMWIGNRDGANESFLRDPSLAHPEARSVISFPGGHNEGFPDTSKQLFKEVYDAVAAGKQPENPTFPTFADGYRELLICEKILESNRKQAWVEI
- a CDS encoding Uma2 family endonuclease encodes the protein MNRIDKVMPVAVAIAPKKRKRSKVPSYLIYETLNGRPLYYRNYKAVIAGQKKPAEIMGSSSLQAALVATLVMFLGRTINRKKYLVVTNESGVHVDRGNNLSNDIAIFDKAANIILTNKYFDTAPKIAIEVDVRIEPEEFEGKESGYVYEKTQRLLDFGVERVIWITTQPRKIFVATQIAPWTTQDWDVTIPVLDDVVLNLAELLTEEGIEF